In one Spirosoma rigui genomic region, the following are encoded:
- a CDS encoding CusA/CzcA family heavy metal efflux RND transporter, producing MFDAIIRFSIRNKLVIGAFILALIGWGSYSAYHLPVDAVPDITNNQVVIITQTPALAAQEAERFITTPLELAMANLQNVEEIRSVSKLGISVLTVVFTEDTDMLKARQLVSEQLQTAVQSIPADYGRPFLAPITTGLGEIYQYTIVPQPGYEGKYSLTELRTVQDWIVKRQLAGVPGVIEISSFGGYLKQYEVAVDPERLRASGVTLTELADAMSRNNANTGGSYIERNSQAYFIRGEGVMGSLKDIENTIIRTRNGLPVRIGNVATVRFGHAVRFGALTRNGQGEAVGAVVLMLKGADSETTINNVKERIKRIQASLPEGLRVVPFIDRTKLIGKTISTVERNLLEGGLIVIFVLLVLMGNWRAGLIVASVIPLAMLFTLGMMKTLGLSANLMSLGAIDFGLIVDGSIIIVEAVLHHFGQDKKLIGRTLNTDEMDEAVFESASAIRRSAAFGEIIILIVYLPILSLTGIEGKMFRPMAETVSFAILAALILSLTYVPMMAALLLPKTMVEKRTLSDRIMDGLYRRYEPMVTWALRWRKTVVLVALGMLVGVMLLFGRLGGEFIPQLDEGDMAIDFRMPSGTSLSATIDATLKAERALQSRFHEIRQVVARVGASEVPTDPMNVEQCDLMMNMKDRSEWTNATDREDMAAKMAAVLEQEVPGSSSEFTQPIQMRFNEMMTGVKSDIVVKIFGDDLQVLFDQATACGRQIEKIPGISSVRVEQTVGLPQINVQYNRAKLAQYGIAVSDVNRLIKAGFAGEITGPVYEGEQRYDMVVRLDSAHRQTMTDLTGLYVSMPDGHSVPLTEVATVQYVQAPAQISHDGTKRRITIGVNIRGRDVESVVGDIQRRIGAKVKLPPGYYFTYGGAFENLQRAKDRLVIAVPVALFLIFLLLFATFGSLKYAILIFSSIPLAAIGGVLALWLRDMPFSISAGVGFIALFGVAVLNGIVLIGYLNELEKQGERDLHDRIMHGIRVRFRPVIMTAAVASLGFLPMALSTSAGAEVQKPLATVVIGGLLTATLLTLVVLPVLYSLVAGRGKKGTANPSPVTPATLMVALVLGTSAMGQPGLPSSPTPSATADRSREAGRNTLVTVPANGLLPSPPGSGAGSKGIPLTLAQTLELANRQSLVLRGSTLEIESQRKLVKSAFDPAKLNIELQVGQIQAQPTDYVLGATQLFAMPSFYRAQKQLYESAATSAERRLALRRVQLYTEIKQVYYRLLYDTRVSELLRRQDSLFQNAARAATVRYKTGETNRLEQVSAETRLQSVRLRQLTLRADIEANTRALQLLVNTTDPIAVDTTLSLRRELAATDLPLVDSARVATNPALAVLQQDRTVSRNQTYLERQRLKPDLLLGYYNQSIMREAGYNVVQAGVAVPLFTQATKARIAAARINEQITDNNLTYTQTQLTGQLAILQRNAETIRASLTYFEQGALPQARLIQSTALRSYRAGEIDYVEFFQAIQQAFVIEEDYLNAVLNYSNLIIQTEQLIGL from the coding sequence ATGTTTGATGCAATTATCCGGTTCAGTATCCGGAACAAATTAGTTATTGGGGCCTTCATACTGGCCCTGATAGGATGGGGTAGCTACTCAGCCTACCATCTGCCGGTCGACGCGGTACCGGATATCACCAACAATCAGGTTGTGATCATTACACAAACGCCCGCGCTGGCCGCTCAGGAAGCCGAGCGGTTCATCACAACACCGCTCGAACTGGCGATGGCTAACCTCCAGAATGTGGAGGAGATTCGATCGGTTTCCAAACTGGGTATATCGGTTCTGACGGTTGTCTTTACCGAAGACACGGATATGCTGAAAGCCCGGCAACTGGTGTCGGAGCAACTGCAGACGGCGGTGCAGAGTATACCGGCCGACTACGGTCGACCGTTTCTGGCTCCCATCACAACGGGTCTGGGCGAAATTTATCAGTACACGATTGTGCCGCAGCCCGGCTACGAGGGCAAGTATTCGCTAACCGAGTTGCGCACGGTTCAGGACTGGATCGTGAAACGGCAACTGGCGGGTGTGCCGGGTGTCATTGAGATCAGCAGCTTTGGCGGCTACCTGAAGCAATACGAAGTAGCCGTTGATCCTGAGCGGTTGCGCGCTTCCGGTGTGACGCTCACCGAGCTTGCCGATGCCATGAGTCGTAACAACGCCAACACCGGCGGTAGCTACATTGAACGCAACAGCCAGGCTTACTTTATCCGGGGTGAGGGGGTTATGGGTAGTCTCAAAGACATCGAAAATACCATTATCCGAACCCGGAACGGCCTTCCGGTGCGCATCGGTAACGTAGCAACGGTCCGGTTTGGGCACGCGGTTCGGTTTGGTGCTCTAACCCGGAACGGGCAGGGAGAGGCCGTAGGAGCTGTGGTACTGATGCTGAAAGGAGCCGACTCCGAAACAACCATTAACAACGTAAAGGAACGGATTAAGCGAATCCAGGCGTCATTGCCCGAGGGTCTTCGGGTGGTGCCGTTCATCGACCGGACCAAGCTGATTGGCAAGACGATCAGTACGGTCGAACGTAACCTGCTCGAAGGGGGATTGATCGTCATCTTCGTGCTGCTGGTACTGATGGGCAACTGGCGGGCAGGTCTTATCGTAGCGTCCGTTATTCCGCTTGCCATGTTATTCACGCTGGGCATGATGAAAACGCTGGGGCTCTCGGCAAACCTGATGAGTTTGGGGGCCATCGACTTCGGTCTGATCGTCGACGGGTCTATCATCATCGTCGAAGCGGTGCTTCACCATTTCGGCCAGGACAAAAAACTCATTGGCCGAACCCTCAACACCGACGAAATGGACGAAGCGGTTTTCGAGTCGGCATCGGCCATCCGGCGGTCGGCGGCTTTCGGGGAGATCATTATTCTGATTGTTTACCTGCCGATTCTTTCGCTGACGGGTATTGAGGGGAAAATGTTCCGGCCCATGGCCGAGACGGTATCGTTCGCCATTCTGGCCGCGCTCATCCTGTCGCTCACCTACGTACCCATGATGGCCGCGCTGCTGCTGCCCAAAACGATGGTGGAAAAGCGCACCCTATCAGACCGGATCATGGACGGCCTCTACCGGCGCTACGAACCTATGGTGACATGGGCTTTGCGCTGGCGCAAAACGGTAGTACTCGTTGCGCTTGGTATGCTGGTCGGGGTGATGCTGCTATTTGGTCGACTGGGGGGTGAATTCATTCCGCAATTGGACGAAGGTGATATGGCTATCGATTTCCGGATGCCGTCGGGTACTTCGCTGTCGGCTACAATCGACGCAACGCTGAAAGCAGAACGGGCACTGCAGTCCCGCTTCCATGAGATCAGGCAGGTGGTGGCCCGCGTTGGCGCTTCGGAAGTGCCAACTGATCCGATGAATGTGGAACAGTGCGATTTAATGATGAACATGAAAGACCGCTCGGAGTGGACCAACGCGACCGATCGCGAGGATATGGCGGCTAAAATGGCTGCTGTTCTGGAGCAGGAAGTACCCGGCTCGTCGTCGGAGTTTACGCAGCCTATTCAGATGCGCTTCAACGAGATGATGACGGGCGTAAAATCGGACATCGTAGTCAAAATATTCGGAGACGACCTGCAGGTTCTTTTCGATCAGGCTACCGCCTGTGGCCGTCAGATTGAAAAAATACCGGGTATTTCGAGCGTGCGCGTTGAGCAAACGGTGGGGTTACCGCAGATCAACGTACAATATAACCGGGCTAAACTGGCGCAGTATGGCATTGCTGTATCGGACGTGAACCGGCTGATCAAGGCGGGCTTCGCGGGTGAGATCACGGGGCCGGTTTATGAAGGAGAACAACGCTACGACATGGTTGTGCGGCTGGACAGCGCCCACCGCCAAACCATGACCGACTTGACGGGCCTGTACGTATCCATGCCGGACGGTCACAGCGTACCGCTTACTGAGGTTGCCACGGTTCAGTACGTTCAGGCACCGGCGCAGATTTCGCACGATGGTACCAAACGGCGTATCACCATCGGAGTCAATATCCGGGGCCGCGACGTGGAAAGTGTTGTGGGCGACATTCAGCGCCGGATCGGGGCGAAGGTTAAACTGCCGCCGGGTTACTACTTCACCTATGGGGGTGCATTCGAAAACCTTCAACGGGCCAAAGATCGACTCGTAATTGCGGTACCGGTGGCCCTGTTCCTGATTTTCCTGCTGTTGTTTGCTACGTTCGGTTCGCTTAAATACGCCATTCTCATTTTTAGCTCAATTCCCCTGGCTGCCATTGGCGGGGTGCTGGCGCTGTGGCTCCGTGATATGCCATTCAGTATCTCGGCGGGGGTTGGCTTTATCGCTCTCTTTGGCGTGGCCGTGCTCAATGGTATCGTACTGATCGGCTACCTGAACGAACTCGAAAAACAGGGCGAGCGGGATCTTCATGATCGCATCATGCACGGTATCCGGGTGCGGTTTCGACCGGTTATTATGACCGCAGCCGTAGCGTCGCTGGGCTTTTTACCCATGGCACTGTCAACCTCAGCGGGGGCCGAGGTTCAGAAACCACTGGCTACGGTCGTGATCGGCGGGTTGCTGACGGCTACGTTACTCACGCTGGTTGTGCTGCCTGTATTGTACAGTCTGGTGGCGGGGCGCGGTAAAAAAGGTACCGCTAACCCGTCGCCCGTAACGCCGGCTACGCTCATGGTGGCGCTGGTACTGGGGACGTCAGCCATGGGGCAGCCTGGGTTACCCTCTTCCCCGACTCCTTCCGCAACGGCGGACCGCTCCCGGGAAGCGGGGAGAAATACATTGGTGACGGTACCTGCGAATGGCCTGCTCCCCTCACCCCCGGGGAGCGGGGCCGGTAGTAAGGGAATTCCCCTCACCCTTGCTCAAACGCTGGAACTGGCCAACCGACAGAGCCTGGTGCTGCGCGGAAGTACACTGGAGATTGAAAGCCAGCGGAAACTGGTTAAGTCGGCATTTGACCCGGCCAAGCTGAATATTGAGCTTCAGGTGGGCCAGATCCAGGCACAGCCGACCGACTATGTGCTGGGCGCTACCCAATTGTTTGCCATGCCTTCGTTCTACCGCGCTCAGAAGCAGTTATACGAGAGTGCCGCTACATCGGCCGAGCGTCGCCTAGCCCTCCGGCGGGTGCAGTTATATACCGAGATCAAGCAGGTGTATTACCGGTTGTTGTACGATACGCGGGTTTCTGAGCTGCTTCGGCGGCAGGATAGCCTGTTTCAGAACGCAGCCCGGGCGGCTACGGTACGGTATAAAACGGGGGAAACCAATCGACTGGAACAGGTGTCGGCGGAAACGCGTCTGCAAAGCGTTCGGCTTCGGCAACTGACGCTCCGCGCTGATATCGAAGCCAATACACGGGCGCTTCAGCTACTCGTCAACACAACCGATCCAATCGCTGTCGACACTACCCTGTCGCTCCGGCGGGAACTGGCAGCTACCGATCTGCCCCTGGTCGATTCGGCCCGGGTGGCTACGAACCCGGCGCTGGCCGTATTGCAGCAGGACCGAACGGTTAGCCGTAACCAGACCTACCTCGAACGGCAGCGGCTCAAACCCGATCTGTTACTTGGCTACTACAACCAGTCGATCATGCGCGAAGCCGGGTACAACGTTGTGCAGGCGGGGGTTGCGGTACCTTTGTTCACGCAGGCAACTAAAGCCCGTATTGCGGCTGCCCGCATTAACGAACAGATCACCGATAACAACCTGACATACACCCAAACGCAACTAACGGGTCAGCTCGCCATTCTACAGCGTAACGCCGAGACAATACGAGCGTCGCTTACTTATTTTGAACAGGGGGCGCTTCCGCAGGCCCGGCTTATTCAGTCCACAGCGCTCCGCAGCTACCGCGCCGGGGAGATCGACTACGTTGAATTTTTTCAGGCTATCCAGCAGGCGTTCGTCATCGAAGAAGATTACCTCAACGCTGTACTCAATTATTCAAATCTCATTATTCAAACCGAACAGTTGATTGGCTTATAA
- a CDS encoding GEVED domain-containing protein: MNRFFERVLSIGIWLLLVSPQWILAQQPTRGTLPVCATPDLTDTRRKNLSSQATLALTMKRATNGLQTSPTYVPIRPHIFRRSNGTGGMSMAKMNNIMAITNSYFLTNNTGIQFYFCGTTPDYIDDDNLYNSFTAYNESIANGRDVPNAMNQYYVANFSQPGLGGYAYFPNDNTLQSTRSFILDETDENDLANRLLPHELGHNFGLFHTFGNVSSGTTELVARGEGANCLTAGDELCDTPADPYGLPGASTKLVDGCLTYTGTATDAAGNVFTPSLTNLMSYYYPCTHDFSPRQYERIQAGLALRETHTAYSLDCPATPVVAPTNLLASLAAVGVVLTWQDRADNEMGYFIERSTAATTGFTPIGGVGPNTTTFTDLKTDGFTTYYYRIRPSNATVNGLSPTTSIKTAACHPYFTTGCSASDGLNDLLIDGRVLSQNSGCSTGNYGLFTSTATTLTAGQSYTLAGTFLSTTYAEGVTVWADLNRNGRFETGEQELLYQTPVPVAGRFSGTIALPARLATGPLSIRVIVRYDAIPADPCGTYVYGETEDYVVSIVNPDPVLADLRLSMRVANRAPMPGQPVHYALTLTNDGPAAATGISWQNRLPAGMTFVDGDAGVVSSGTAVSGSGLALASGTSVTIVYQLRPTRSGTYINAVQLMTSSQPDPDSEPGSGTGDGQDDMAWVDIRAGTDAAAAFVSPNPNQTVLPDVLSSQPAPAPDKADLSLALTASTRTPALGQPVTFTISVKNGGGLDATNIVVRDTLRGFTAVSLPPDGRVSVTGDGYVVVDVSIASVGRNTTASRVFTATPAGSGSLRNVAQIWSADQPDPDSTPGSATPIANNVNGEDDVAWIDLRIIGAN, encoded by the coding sequence ATGAATAGATTTTTCGAACGGGTACTGTCTATCGGAATCTGGCTGCTTCTGGTTAGTCCGCAGTGGATACTGGCTCAGCAACCAACCCGGGGCACTTTACCCGTTTGCGCCACGCCGGACCTCACCGACACCCGCCGGAAAAATCTCAGCAGCCAGGCAACGCTGGCGCTGACGATGAAGCGGGCTACGAATGGCCTGCAAACGTCGCCTACCTACGTACCCATCCGCCCCCATATTTTTCGACGAAGCAACGGCACGGGGGGGATGAGCATGGCCAAAATGAATAACATCATGGCCATAACGAACAGCTACTTCCTTACCAACAACACCGGCATCCAGTTTTACTTCTGCGGCACCACGCCCGATTACATCGACGACGACAACCTGTACAACAGCTTCACGGCGTATAATGAATCCATTGCCAATGGCCGGGACGTACCCAATGCTATGAACCAGTATTACGTTGCCAACTTCAGCCAGCCGGGGCTGGGCGGCTACGCATACTTTCCAAATGACAATACCCTGCAGTCGACCCGCTCCTTTATTCTCGACGAAACAGACGAGAACGATCTGGCAAACCGACTTCTACCCCACGAACTGGGTCATAATTTCGGGTTATTTCACACTTTTGGCAACGTCAGCTCGGGGACAACGGAACTGGTAGCCCGCGGGGAGGGGGCCAATTGCCTCACGGCGGGCGACGAACTCTGTGACACCCCCGCCGACCCCTATGGCCTACCTGGTGCGTCGACCAAACTAGTGGATGGGTGCCTCACCTACACGGGTACTGCCACCGATGCTGCGGGCAACGTTTTTACGCCTTCGCTCACGAACCTCATGTCTTATTACTACCCCTGTACACATGATTTTTCACCCCGGCAGTACGAGCGGATACAGGCTGGACTGGCGCTAAGGGAAACCCACACGGCCTACTCGCTGGATTGCCCCGCTACGCCCGTTGTGGCACCGACCAACCTGTTGGCATCCTTGGCAGCAGTCGGCGTTGTGCTTACCTGGCAGGACAGAGCTGATAATGAAATGGGGTATTTCATTGAACGATCCACGGCGGCCACAACAGGTTTTACGCCCATTGGTGGTGTAGGGCCCAACACGACCACCTTCACCGATCTGAAAACGGATGGCTTTACTACGTACTACTACCGGATACGCCCGTCAAACGCCACTGTAAACGGACTAAGCCCAACGACCAGTATCAAAACAGCAGCCTGCCACCCTTATTTTACCACTGGCTGCTCAGCGAGTGATGGGTTGAACGACCTGCTGATCGACGGCCGGGTCCTCAGCCAGAACTCCGGCTGCTCAACCGGTAACTACGGTTTATTCACGTCAACGGCTACGACCCTGACTGCGGGACAATCCTATACCCTGGCCGGAACGTTCCTCTCAACCACCTATGCGGAAGGCGTAACGGTCTGGGCAGATTTGAACCGGAATGGTCGCTTTGAAACGGGCGAACAGGAGTTACTCTACCAGACACCGGTACCGGTGGCAGGCCGCTTTTCGGGAACAATAGCACTACCCGCCAGGTTAGCAACCGGCCCCCTGTCAATACGGGTCATTGTACGCTACGATGCCATCCCGGCCGATCCCTGCGGCACCTATGTGTACGGTGAAACCGAAGACTACGTAGTATCGATAGTGAACCCCGACCCCGTGCTGGCCGATCTCAGGTTGTCGATGCGGGTAGCCAACCGGGCGCCTATGCCGGGCCAGCCGGTTCACTATGCGCTGACCCTTACCAACGATGGTCCGGCTGCGGCAACCGGAATAAGCTGGCAAAATCGGTTGCCGGCGGGAATGACCTTCGTTGATGGGGATGCGGGGGTGGTCAGTTCTGGAACGGCCGTTTCAGGCAGTGGTCTGGCGCTGGCAAGCGGCACATCGGTGACGATTGTGTATCAGTTACGGCCAACCCGGTCCGGTACTTATATCAATGCCGTTCAGTTGATGACCAGTAGCCAGCCCGACCCCGATTCGGAACCCGGCTCGGGAACGGGCGATGGACAGGATGATATGGCTTGGGTCGATATTCGGGCGGGAACCGATGCCGCTGCGGCTTTTGTGTCGCCAAATCCAAACCAGACCGTGCTGCCCGATGTACTGTCCAGCCAGCCAGCACCCGCCCCTGACAAAGCCGATCTCTCACTTGCCCTGACTGCCAGTACCCGGACCCCGGCGCTGGGTCAGCCCGTTACATTCACCATAAGCGTCAAAAACGGGGGCGGTCTGGATGCAACGAACATCGTCGTGCGCGACACGTTGCGCGGCTTCACGGCAGTAAGCCTGCCGCCGGATGGGCGGGTGTCCGTAACCGGTGATGGCTACGTTGTAGTCGACGTGTCCATTGCCTCCGTGGGCCGCAATACAACCGCAAGTCGGGTGTTTACGGCAACCCCCGCAGGTAGTGGTTCACTCCGAAACGTAGCTCAGATCTGGTCGGCAGATCAGCCTGACCCGGATTCAACACCCGGATCAGCCACTCCCATCGCCAACAACGTCAATGGCGAAGATGATGTTGCCTGGATTGATCTCCGAATAATTGGTGCTAATTGA